A portion of the Thalassotalea sp. LPB0316 genome contains these proteins:
- a CDS encoding LysM peptidoglycan-binding domain-containing protein: protein MLKKIILTTISFLLPLVVLADQLTLKENAPKTYIVKKGDTLWDISGIFLNQPWLWPKLWRLNPEINNPHLIYPGDELRLVFDEQGQPMLVKGKPELKWTPKVRTQLKDLNPVETLPLNIIEPYIQYASVFDKASLDNMPYVLGSDEGYKSSVDGFYLYIKGNLTLGQSYAVYQKGDAIIDPQSQEVLGHHTVLVGTGKTLREGDIDNNIPATLYLDGIKREVRSGDVVLPVHQDQQLPSYYTMQSASSDLSGAIIHSASGVREFGKLEVVMINLGESQGVKLGDVFSIGRVSPGVVETKQGPVYTQDASRWHRMANKAQSDYNMPTETFGQMMVFKLYDKTAMALILNSTKPIRLSDIVKAP from the coding sequence ATGTTAAAAAAAATAATATTAACAACAATTAGCTTTCTTTTACCTTTGGTCGTACTGGCTGATCAACTGACGCTAAAAGAAAATGCGCCAAAAACTTATATCGTTAAAAAAGGCGATACCTTGTGGGACATCTCAGGGATTTTCCTCAATCAACCTTGGCTTTGGCCTAAACTGTGGCGTTTAAACCCTGAGATCAATAACCCACATTTGATTTACCCCGGTGATGAACTTCGCTTAGTTTTCGATGAGCAAGGTCAACCGATGCTCGTCAAAGGTAAACCCGAACTAAAGTGGACACCAAAAGTTCGCACTCAGTTAAAAGATTTAAACCCAGTAGAAACCCTGCCACTCAATATTATTGAGCCTTATATTCAATATGCAAGCGTATTTGATAAAGCAAGTTTAGATAACATGCCTTATGTCTTGGGCAGTGATGAAGGTTATAAGTCGAGTGTTGATGGCTTCTACTTGTATATCAAAGGCAATTTAACCCTTGGCCAAAGTTATGCGGTGTACCAAAAAGGTGATGCTATTATTGATCCTCAATCCCAAGAAGTATTGGGTCATCACACCGTTTTAGTGGGCACAGGTAAAACGTTACGAGAAGGGGATATTGATAATAATATTCCAGCCACCTTGTATTTAGACGGAATTAAACGCGAAGTGCGCTCTGGTGATGTCGTGCTGCCGGTTCACCAAGATCAGCAATTACCATCATATTATACAATGCAATCTGCGAGCTCAGATTTATCGGGTGCTATCATTCATTCTGCATCAGGGGTCCGCGAGTTTGGTAAGCTTGAGGTGGTGATGATTAACTTAGGTGAAAGTCAGGGCGTAAAATTAGGTGACGTATTTAGTATTGGCCGTGTCAGCCCTGGTGTTGTAGAAACCAAGCAAGGCCCTGTTTATACTCAGGATGCGTCGCGTTGGCATCGCATGGCTAATAAAGCACAGTCTGACTACAATATGCCGACAGAAACGTTTGGACAAATGATGGTGTTCAAGCTTTATGATAAAACAGCAATGGCACTGATTTTAAATTCAACTAAGCCGATTAGGCTATCTGATATAGTAAAAGCCCCATAG
- the dprA gene encoding DNA-processing protein DprA, with amino-acid sequence MAKSNIHYWLAVHLIPRLSLRKKRQLVEQIGLTTLFEHSPALSVLPLTERQRLALLTPNWSEIDRIIADAQAAGAVIIGFDDARYPSQLKQIYDPPLVLFARGNTDLLQKTQLAIVGSRNCTINGREIAYQFAEKLASYDLVITSGLALGIDAFAHQGALASSGNTIAVTATGIDITYPARHRQLVNDIVVKGGLILSEFLPKTVAKKGHFPRRNRIISGLAQGVLVVEAKIKSGSLITAKMALEQNRDVFAVPGSICNEMASGCHALIKQGAKLVTEVADIMNELAIEFPEVNTKEDHASKKECEKTNDQGLLNDALLASVGDEITPIDVVVSRTQLPIEEVLSRLTVLELRGLVAAVPGGYLKLTRG; translated from the coding sequence GTGGCTAAGTCAAACATCCATTATTGGCTCGCGGTACATTTAATACCGCGTTTAAGCCTCAGGAAAAAACGTCAACTTGTCGAGCAAATAGGTTTAACCACCTTGTTCGAGCATTCGCCCGCGTTGTCGGTATTACCATTAACTGAACGCCAACGCCTTGCGTTATTAACCCCCAATTGGTCTGAAATAGATCGCATAATAGCTGACGCCCAAGCCGCAGGTGCTGTAATTATTGGTTTTGATGACGCTCGTTATCCTTCGCAATTAAAACAAATTTATGATCCACCCTTAGTGTTGTTTGCTCGCGGAAATACGGATTTGTTACAAAAAACACAGTTGGCGATTGTCGGTAGTCGCAATTGTACGATTAACGGCCGAGAAATCGCTTATCAGTTTGCCGAAAAGCTCGCAAGCTATGATCTGGTGATCACAAGTGGCTTGGCATTAGGCATTGATGCGTTCGCTCATCAAGGGGCATTAGCTAGTTCGGGCAATACCATTGCAGTAACTGCCACTGGCATCGATATAACTTATCCGGCTCGTCATAGGCAGTTAGTGAACGATATTGTCGTTAAGGGCGGTCTTATTCTTAGTGAATTTTTACCAAAAACGGTCGCCAAAAAAGGTCATTTTCCTCGTCGCAACCGTATTATTAGTGGATTAGCACAAGGGGTTTTGGTGGTTGAAGCGAAAATTAAGAGTGGCTCGTTAATTACGGCAAAAATGGCACTAGAGCAAAATAGAGACGTTTTTGCTGTACCGGGCAGTATTTGCAATGAAATGGCGAGTGGTTGTCATGCGCTTATCAAACAAGGTGCTAAACTTGTAACTGAAGTGGCCGATATAATGAATGAGTTGGCCATTGAATTTCCTGAGGTAAATACTAAAGAAGATCACGCAAGTAAAAAGGAATGTGAAAAAACCAACGATCAAGGCTTGTTAAACGATGCATTGTTAGCTAGTGTGGGAGATGAAATAACACCAATTGATGTTGTTGTTTCTCGAACGCAACTTCCCATAGAGGAAGTGTTAAGTCGACTAACAGTTCTTGAGCTTAGAGGTCTGGTAGCTGCTGTACCAGGAGGCTACTTGAAGTTAACTAGGGGGTAG
- a CDS encoding DUF494 family protein, with amino-acid sequence MFDILMYLFENYIHSEAEVMVDNDTLTDELRGAGFHQDEIYKALKWLEQLAALQDAEAYPCLTKINNHSVRVYTAEEMQLLDTQCRGFLLFLEQVNVLDFTMRELVIDRVMELDTKEFTLDDLKWVILMVLFNVPGKESAYSQLEDLIFDEVPDGPLH; translated from the coding sequence ATGTTTGACATTCTAATGTACCTTTTTGAAAACTATATTCACTCCGAAGCAGAAGTAATGGTCGATAACGACACATTAACTGATGAGTTAAGAGGGGCTGGTTTTCACCAAGATGAAATATATAAAGCGCTAAAATGGCTTGAACAGCTTGCTGCTTTGCAAGATGCAGAAGCGTACCCATGTTTAACTAAAATCAATAACCACTCCGTAAGAGTCTATACGGCTGAAGAAATGCAGCTATTAGATACGCAATGTCGTGGTTTCTTATTGTTCTTAGAGCAAGTTAACGTGCTTGATTTTACCATGCGTGAGCTTGTTATCGATAGAGTCATGGAGCTCGATACCAAAGAATTCACTTTAGACGATTTAAAGTGGGTTATTCTTATGGTGTTGTTTAACGTACCGGGCAAGGAATCAGCGTATTCTCAACTCGAAGACTTAATTTTTGATGAAGTCCCTGATGGCCCTTTACATTAA
- a CDS encoding type I DNA topoisomerase yields MSDRDDSLFERHEHALEKAYEVCPECGCELAIKHSKSGAFWGCVAYPSCQYTRPIVEHEKVEDKILVGTSCPECGHELAVKQGRYGMFIGCSNFPACHHIEDPNAHEEDESQLVDCPSCKTGQLHEKQSRYGKTFYACDGYPKCKFVVNYQPVVGSCSECGFDLLVKRNMASGEKLQCANKKCGKFQ; encoded by the coding sequence ATGTCTGATCGCGATGACTCATTGTTTGAACGTCATGAACACGCCTTAGAAAAGGCATACGAAGTGTGCCCAGAATGTGGCTGTGAACTGGCTATAAAACATTCAAAAAGCGGTGCCTTTTGGGGCTGTGTTGCTTATCCCAGTTGCCAATATACTCGACCAATTGTAGAACACGAAAAAGTCGAAGATAAAATTCTAGTCGGTACGAGTTGTCCCGAGTGTGGCCATGAGCTTGCGGTTAAGCAAGGCCGCTATGGCATGTTTATTGGCTGCAGTAACTTTCCTGCTTGTCATCATATTGAAGATCCCAATGCTCATGAAGAGGATGAGAGTCAACTCGTCGATTGCCCAAGTTGTAAGACAGGGCAGTTACACGAAAAACAAAGCCGTTATGGTAAGACGTTTTATGCCTGTGATGGTTACCCTAAATGCAAATTTGTTGTTAATTATCAACCTGTTGTTGGTAGTTGTAGTGAATGTGGCTTTGATTTGCTAGTAAAGCGCAATATGGCAAGTGGCGAGAAACTTCAATGTGCCAATAAAAAATGTGGCAAGTTTCAGTAA
- a CDS encoding 5-(carboxyamino)imidazole ribonucleotide synthase produces MKKVLVLGAGQLARMMALASKPLNIEVRAYDVGSGKVIDPLVNSLVYGDLEDGLAFADVITAEFEHISHDVLAICEATGKLFPSSQAIKTGGDRRLEKALLEKADVANAPHKIIHTKADFDQALESLSLPLILKSALAGYDGKGQWRLKDKADSDAIWQDIQAFFDGAKGAEQQGVIAEQMIPFDREVSLVGVRNKQGETHAYPLTENHHCNGVLSVSLAINEKQELQAQAAQAFDRIANALDYVGVLAIEFFQVGEQLLVNEIAPRVHNSGHWTQQGSDTSQFENHIRAVADLPLGSTHLVRPSAMINILGPDHVDHAIFSVPSVAMHWYGKTKRPGRKMGHINVCGDSKAQLIERLNKLAKILPEDDFPEVAQYISQLR; encoded by the coding sequence ATGAAAAAAGTTCTCGTACTAGGCGCAGGCCAACTTGCACGCATGATGGCGTTAGCGAGCAAGCCGCTGAATATAGAAGTTAGAGCCTATGATGTCGGCTCAGGTAAAGTCATTGACCCTTTAGTAAATTCGTTAGTTTACGGTGATTTAGAAGATGGTCTTGCCTTTGCCGATGTCATCACTGCAGAATTCGAACACATTAGTCACGATGTGCTAGCGATCTGCGAAGCGACAGGCAAATTGTTTCCATCAAGCCAAGCAATCAAAACTGGCGGCGATCGCCGCTTGGAAAAAGCTTTACTTGAAAAAGCTGATGTTGCTAACGCACCACATAAAATTATTCATACTAAAGCGGATTTTGATCAGGCGCTTGAGTCATTGAGTTTACCACTTATCTTAAAAAGCGCCCTCGCCGGCTACGACGGTAAAGGTCAATGGCGACTTAAAGATAAGGCAGATAGCGATGCTATTTGGCAAGATATTCAAGCATTTTTCGACGGAGCCAAAGGCGCTGAGCAACAAGGCGTTATCGCTGAGCAGATGATCCCATTTGACCGCGAAGTCTCGCTCGTAGGTGTTCGCAACAAACAAGGTGAAACCCACGCTTATCCATTAACGGAAAACCACCACTGCAATGGTGTGTTAAGCGTGTCACTGGCGATTAATGAAAAGCAGGAGCTACAGGCACAAGCAGCACAAGCGTTTGACCGTATTGCTAATGCACTAGACTACGTTGGTGTATTAGCGATTGAGTTTTTCCAAGTTGGCGAGCAGTTGTTAGTCAATGAAATTGCGCCACGCGTACATAACTCAGGTCACTGGACGCAACAAGGTAGTGACACTAGCCAATTTGAAAATCACATTCGCGCGGTTGCTGATTTACCACTTGGTTCAACGCACTTGGTTCGTCCGTCAGCGATGATCAATATATTAGGGCCAGATCATGTTGATCACGCTATTTTTAGCGTGCCTTCTGTTGCGATGCACTGGTATGGTAAAACTAAGCGCCCTGGACGCAAAATGGGTCACATTAATGTTTGTGGTGATAGTAAAGCTCAACTCATTGAACGGTTAAATAAACTAGCTAAGATTTTACCGGAAGATGATTTTCCTGAAGTTGCACAATATATCTCGCAACTAAGGTAA
- the purE gene encoding 5-(carboxyamino)imidazole ribonucleotide mutase: MTVGIIMGSKSDWPTMTHAAQMLDLLGVKYETKVVSAHRTPHLLADYAENAKDRGIKVIIAGAGGAAHLPGMAAAFTSLPVLGVPVQSKALSGQDSLLSIVQMPKGIAVGTLAIGTAGAANAGLLAAQILATHDEAIMANVEKFRAEQTQTILDNPDPTQP, translated from the coding sequence ATGACAGTTGGTATCATCATGGGGTCTAAGTCGGATTGGCCGACAATGACACACGCAGCACAAATGTTAGATTTACTTGGCGTTAAGTATGAAACAAAAGTTGTTTCAGCTCACAGAACACCACATTTACTTGCTGACTACGCAGAGAATGCTAAAGATCGCGGTATTAAAGTTATTATTGCTGGTGCTGGTGGTGCTGCGCACTTACCGGGGATGGCAGCAGCTTTTACTAGCTTGCCAGTATTAGGGGTGCCAGTGCAATCAAAAGCACTAAGTGGTCAAGACTCACTATTATCAATTGTTCAAATGCCTAAAGGTATCGCAGTAGGAACTTTAGCTATTGGTACAGCGGGCGCCGCTAACGCAGGTTTACTTGCTGCCCAAATTCTAGCGACTCATGACGAAGCAATTATGGCCAATGTTGAGAAGTTTCGCGCTGAACAAACCCAAACTATTTTAGACAACCCAGACCCAACACAACCATAA
- a CDS encoding acyl-CoA synthetase → MNNIYQQGLDQVYANSTPLSPVNFLQRTAQVFPERIAIIHGELRISYREYYENVNRLASALIARNVKVGDTVSVMAANIPAFLDAHFAVPMTGAVLNALNTRLDAQALAFILDHGECDVLFVDTAFAQVMRQALSLSTRNPLVINIDDVGNGDLIGDLTYEQLLAEGDSHYTDNFITDEWQALALNYTSGTTGNPKGVVYSHRGAYLNAIGNTLVWPLGEQPVYLWTLPMFHCNGWCFPWAITAAGGTHVCLRQVEPEAIVQSFVDHQVTHFCGAPIVLNMILNAPAQLKLNIPRNIKAMTAGAPPPAAVIKGMEILGFEITQSYGLTEVYGPCVVSQWKPEWDSKDEDERAALKARQGVKYPTQEHVDVLDPETMQSVPSDATTIGEIMFRGNTTMKGYLKNPTATESAFKHGWFHSGDLAVKHPDGYIEIRDRSKDIIISGGENISSVEVEGVLFQHPKVLEAAVVAKSCEKWGETPCAFVTLKPGEQATSEEIIAFCRQHLAGFKCPKTIVFSDLPKTSTGKVQKFILREKVRNMPAQAS, encoded by the coding sequence ATGAACAATATTTATCAACAAGGTCTCGATCAGGTGTATGCCAATAGCACGCCTTTATCCCCGGTCAATTTTCTTCAGCGCACTGCGCAAGTTTTTCCTGAACGCATAGCGATTATTCACGGCGAACTACGTATTAGTTATCGCGAGTACTATGAAAACGTCAATCGGTTAGCTTCTGCACTAATAGCGCGAAACGTTAAAGTCGGCGACACGGTTTCGGTGATGGCGGCAAATATTCCTGCATTTCTAGATGCTCACTTTGCCGTGCCAATGACGGGCGCAGTGCTAAACGCTCTAAATACTCGCCTTGATGCACAAGCACTTGCTTTTATTCTCGATCACGGCGAGTGTGATGTTTTGTTTGTTGATACTGCGTTTGCACAAGTGATGCGACAGGCATTGTCTTTATCGACGCGTAATCCATTAGTGATCAATATTGATGACGTTGGCAATGGCGATTTGATTGGTGATTTAACCTATGAGCAATTACTCGCCGAAGGGGATAGCCATTATACCGACAACTTTATTACCGATGAATGGCAAGCACTAGCACTAAACTATACTTCAGGAACAACAGGCAACCCTAAGGGGGTTGTTTATAGTCACCGCGGTGCCTATTTAAACGCGATCGGTAATACGTTAGTTTGGCCATTAGGTGAGCAACCCGTGTATTTATGGACTTTGCCTATGTTCCACTGCAACGGGTGGTGTTTTCCGTGGGCGATTACCGCTGCTGGTGGAACACATGTTTGTTTGCGCCAAGTAGAGCCTGAGGCTATTGTTCAATCTTTTGTCGATCACCAAGTGACGCATTTTTGCGGTGCGCCAATTGTCCTCAATATGATTTTAAATGCGCCAGCTCAGTTAAAACTCAATATCCCCCGAAACATAAAAGCGATGACGGCAGGCGCGCCACCGCCGGCTGCGGTGATTAAAGGCATGGAAATACTCGGCTTTGAAATTACTCAATCCTATGGTTTAACAGAAGTTTATGGACCTTGTGTGGTTAGCCAGTGGAAACCCGAGTGGGACAGTAAAGACGAAGATGAACGCGCGGCCCTAAAGGCACGTCAGGGGGTTAAATACCCAACGCAAGAGCATGTTGATGTACTCGATCCTGAAACCATGCAATCTGTGCCTAGTGATGCTACAACCATTGGTGAAATCATGTTTCGCGGTAATACCACCATGAAAGGTTATTTGAAAAACCCTACCGCCACTGAAAGCGCGTTTAAACACGGTTGGTTTCATTCTGGTGACCTAGCGGTTAAACATCCTGATGGCTACATAGAAATTCGCGATCGTTCAAAGGACATTATTATTTCGGGCGGTGAAAACATATCTTCCGTTGAGGTTGAGGGGGTATTATTCCAGCATCCTAAGGTGTTGGAAGCGGCGGTTGTGGCAAAATCCTGTGAAAAGTGGGGTGAAACACCTTGTGCATTTGTCACTTTGAAACCGGGAGAACAGGCGACATCAGAGGAAATAATCGCTTTTTGCCGACAGCATCTAGCCGGCTTTAAGTGCCCTAAAACGATTGTTTTTTCAGATTTGCCGAAAACATCAACGGGTAAAGTACAGAAATTTATCTTACGGGAAAAAGTCAGAAATATGCCAGCTCAAGCCTCTTAA
- a CDS encoding L-threonylcarbamoyladenylate synthase, producing the protein MQPITMESAIQAYQEGGIIAYPTEAVFGLGCDPNNQAAVEKLLAIKQRPVEKGLILLAANYSQLLPFVDDQKIPQDKRYSVLSRWPDGITQVLPAKHDVPSFLTGKFSSIAVRVTSQPDVVALCNAVNGPIVSTSANLTGHEPARTAQQVKEALGDLVDYIVEGNTLGFTQPSKIIDGLTGEVFRI; encoded by the coding sequence ATGCAACCTATTACGATGGAAAGTGCAATTCAAGCATATCAAGAAGGCGGTATTATCGCCTACCCAACGGAAGCTGTTTTTGGTTTAGGCTGTGATCCGAACAACCAAGCCGCCGTTGAGAAGCTTTTAGCAATAAAACAACGCCCAGTAGAGAAAGGGCTCATTTTGTTAGCGGCTAATTACTCTCAGCTTCTACCGTTTGTTGATGATCAAAAAATCCCACAGGATAAGCGTTACAGCGTATTATCGCGCTGGCCTGATGGCATTACTCAGGTTTTGCCGGCTAAGCATGATGTCCCCAGCTTTTTAACGGGTAAATTTTCTTCTATTGCTGTACGTGTAACTAGCCAGCCAGACGTCGTTGCTTTGTGCAATGCTGTTAATGGCCCGATTGTTTCAACAAGCGCTAACTTAACTGGGCATGAACCTGCAAGAACTGCACAACAAGTAAAGGAAGCGCTTGGCGATTTGGTCGATTATATCGTCGAAGGTAATACGTTAGGCTTTACTCAACCATCAAAGATTATCGATGGTTTAACCGGAGAAGTTTTTCGTATATGA
- the hemF gene encoding oxygen-dependent coproporphyrinogen oxidase: MSQIDINSVIDYLKSLQDQICQSLEQADGTGKFVEDNWQREAGGGGRTRVLSDGSVIEQGGVNFSYVSGDKLPPSATAHRPELAGRTWQACGVSLVIHPKNPYIPTSHANVRFFIAEKEGEEPVWWFGGGFDLTPFYPFDEDIKHWHQVARDLTLPFGDKVYDEHKKWCDDYFFLKHRNETRGVGGLFFDDLNEWGFDKSFDYIKAVGEGYIDAYVPIINKRKAVEYGERQRQFQLYRRGRYVEFNLVFDRGTLFGLQSGGRTESILMSMPPLARWEYNYQADEGSEEAKLMNYLSPREWLS; this comes from the coding sequence ATGAGTCAGATAGATATAAATAGTGTTATTGATTATTTAAAGTCGTTACAAGACCAAATTTGTCAGTCGCTTGAACAAGCCGATGGCACAGGTAAGTTTGTAGAAGATAACTGGCAACGCGAAGCCGGTGGTGGCGGTAGAACAAGAGTTTTATCCGATGGTAGCGTCATTGAACAAGGCGGGGTTAACTTCTCCTATGTGTCAGGAGATAAATTACCGCCATCGGCAACCGCTCATCGCCCAGAGTTAGCGGGAAGAACTTGGCAAGCCTGCGGTGTTTCTTTAGTTATTCACCCGAAAAACCCTTATATTCCAACCTCTCACGCCAATGTTCGGTTTTTTATCGCTGAGAAAGAAGGAGAGGAGCCGGTTTGGTGGTTTGGTGGAGGATTTGATTTAACGCCGTTCTATCCATTTGATGAAGATATTAAACACTGGCATCAAGTCGCTCGCGATTTAACTTTACCGTTTGGTGATAAGGTTTACGATGAGCACAAAAAGTGGTGCGACGACTATTTCTTTTTGAAGCATCGCAACGAAACTCGTGGTGTTGGTGGGCTTTTTTTTGATGATCTAAATGAGTGGGGTTTTGATAAGAGCTTCGATTACATCAAAGCTGTTGGTGAAGGGTATATTGATGCTTATGTGCCGATTATCAATAAACGCAAGGCAGTTGAATATGGCGAGCGCCAACGACAGTTCCAGCTATACCGTCGTGGTCGCTATGTTGAATTTAATTTAGTTTTTGACCGAGGTACATTATTTGGCTTGCAGTCAGGTGGTCGAACCGAGTCTATTTTAATGTCGATGCCACCGCTTGCTCGCTGGGAATATAACTACCAAGCCGATGAAGGTAGCGAAGAAGCCAAGTTGATGAACTATTTATCTCCGAGAGAGTGGTTAAGCTAA